TTTTCACTAACGTTATTTTCGTTATCTCCGGTGGACAATTAATGCGAATCGGAATTGCAACCGTTCCAATACCTCGCGAAACATACATTTGCGCGTTGTCGTTTTTATACAATCCTCCAACGTACGGCGATGCAACAAGTGCAGGAGTAATTGCCATTTGTCCGAATTTTGCAAACACTACTTGTCCTCCGTGCGTGTGTCCAGAAAGTGTTAAATCAATGCTGGCATTTTTCGCTTGCTCAAAAAAATATGGGCGATGGCATAATAAAATTCGGGGAATGTTGTTTTCAGTTTTCGCAACAAGTTTTGGAAATCGTTCGTTCGCCGTTTGCCGATTTCCGAAATCATCAACGCCGAGCAAAAATATTTTCTCTCCGTTTTTTTCGAGCGCTATTGTCTCATCACGCAAAAGTTTGATGCCGCATTGTTCGACTTCTTTTGCAACGGTTTCAACATCAGAAAAGAAATCGTGATTGCCCAAACATCCGTACACACCAAACGGTGCTTTCAAATCTACAAAAGCTTCAGCAAATGGATACACTTCTTCAACTTGACTATTGACGAAATCGCCAGTTACAAACGTGATATCGGATTTCAATTCATTCACTGCAGTGACATATTTTTGCATATCTCGTTTCGGCATAAATACGCTGGAATGAATATCACTGATGAGCGAAATCGTGAAGTTCTGAAATTGCGGTGGTAGATTTTTTATTGTAATTGTTTGATACGTAATTTCAAAATCATCGCGGACAAATGCGCCGTATGCAGTTCCTGCAAACGACACTCCTGCGAGAGAAATCATTCCTTGTTGCAAAAATTTTCTTCGCGAAACATTGAACGATTGATATGATGGTTTCGATTCGAGGTGAATTATTTTATTATTCACCGATGGAATTTTCTTCCCAAACCAAAATGAAAAACGGAATGGAAGTTCCAGTAGTTTTAAAATTCTTGAAACAAGAAAAAGAATAACCAGTGTTCCGTGCCAAAGAAATACGGGATAATACACACCGTATAAAATGAACGGATAAATTTGTGTTGAAGGCGGGCGATAAAACGAAATGAAAAAGAGTGGAATGTTCATTACGATGAATAAAATTCTTCCACTCCATAATAATACTTTACTCGCAGATTTATTCCGAAAATATTTTTCGCTTCTTCGGAAAAAGAAATACTGAATTCCTAGAAGTATGGAAAGAAAAATTATTCTGAAAAGAAAAAATCTCATTGTAATTGCAACGATGTATTTTTCGTGAGTTCTTTGATAAATAATCCTGAAACGATGAACAACAATGTTTCAAGCCACAAACGTGGATATGCAAACAATGTGAACCAGCTTTGCCCATCATATTCGCGAAAAAAGTTGTAAGGAATATAGCCAATCGAAATGAAAATTATTCCGATGAATATTGTCCAACTCAGAGAAAATTCGCTTGCTTCTTTCAATAACAATGCAATGGGCAAAACGATGATGAGGAAATGATATGTTGCTGTTGCCGGCGCGAGATACATTCCAACGATTCCAATGATTGCAAATGCGAGTGGTTCAGATTTTTCTTTTAGCAACGATGAAAAAAGTTTTTTTAAATAGAGATATTGAATATACGATACGATGACTATGATAAACCATCGTAGAATTTCAAATAAAACATTTGAAGAAAAAATCGGATCGGGATTCCATTGTTCATCGAAAACAAATAATCTACGGAATAAACTATTCCACGACTGAAATGTTGCGGAAAACGGATTCTGCAAAATGCCGTTGATATGATTGAACAGAGATGTTTCGACAAATACTTTGTGCATTTCTATTCCGAGAATAAAAAATGCAAGTAGAGATAAAACGGTTGTTGTAATAAGAGATGTCAAAACGAGTTTCCATTCTTTTCGGAATGCAAGATAAAGGACAAAAATGAACGGAAAATATTTTATACCGATCATTAACCCGAATGAGATTCCACTGAGAATTTTTTCATCTTCTCGATAAAAATAATATCCGAGTAAAATTGTGTATGTAAGCAATAAATATAATTGTCCGAATTTAACATTGTTAATGAGCGCAAGTCCGGAAATGAGAAAAAGAAGGAGAGAATATTTCCAATTTGTTTTTAAAATTGTCGAAAGTAAAATTACATTCAAGAATAATAAAAGCAAGTTGAACGTTGTCCAGATTTGTTTTGCAACGAGAGGTTCAAAATGTGCAATCGGAAGAAAAACTAATGCTGTGAGTGGAGGAAACGGTGCAAACTTTCCTTCTTCTGTAATTCCATATTGGTGCATTTGTGCTTGAAACCATTTGTCATCATACATTCTATCAATTTCTTTTCCTTCAAGAACTAACCGTGATGACGTATAATAATTCGGAAAATCAGTTTGAAGAGAAGCGTATGCCGGAATAATTCCTTTCCAGATAAAAAATGCAGAAAAGAAAATAAGAGAAATAGTAAGCAATATATTTTTCATACGAAGTGTATCATTTTTTCGTATTCGGTTTTAACTTCGTCAACAGAAATTTCTTTCATACACTGTGCATCGAACGGACAGCGAAATGTTTTTGCGTCGTACACATTCATACACGGCGAACAAGAAATATTTTTGTAAATAATTTTATGATTATTTCCGATTGGCCCGTAAAATGCTGGCGATTCTGGTCCGAACAGAGAAAGTGTGCGTTTTCCCAATGCTGCGGCAAGATGAAGCGGTCCACTATCGTTGGAAACAATGAGTGAAGATTTTTGTAAGAGAACAAGTAATTCTCCGAACGTTAGTTTTCCTGCGACGTTGATTACGTTTTCTTTATTGATTGCTCGAACTATTTCTTCTACGTAAGAAAATTCGTTTTCATCGCCGATAAAAAAGTAAGTATAATTGTCTGAGAAACTCTCTTTTGCAAGTTGAATAAAATTTTCCTTTTTCCACCTGCGTTCGAGAAATGTTGTTCCGGCATTGACATTTACTGTGATGAAATGTTTGTTTTGCAAAACAACTTGAAAAGTTGTCTTACTATTATACTCGAACATCACAATATCTTTTTCAAATATCTTCGGCTGTTCGAGAATAATGTTTTCTAATTGCGTTTCCACTTGTGAAAGAAAAATTTCCGTAACGTGTTTTGATTTGTCGAGAGGAATTTGTTTCGTAACCAATAAATTTCTCCATCGTGTTGGAAGCGCAAATGCAATCCGTTGCGGGGCGTTTGTAATTGCGGATAGAAGAGTAGAAAATTTCGAGAAGAATTCAAAATCAAAAACTACATCAAATTCTTTTTCACGAAATATTTTTCGAAGTGCAAATGTATTCCGAATAAAATCATCGAGCGTTTCGTTGTCGATAGTTAGAAGTGCATCAATACTCGAAATGCGATTGAGTAATTCTCGATTCGATTTGAACGAGAGAAACGTGAGCGATGCATTAGGATATTTTTTTTTGATTTCTCGTAATGTCGGAGTGAGAAGAACAATGCTTCCCATTCCAAAAAATTTTACTACGAGTACGTTTTTGATTTTTTCATTGGCAAGTTCTCTTCGTTGCGATGGGAAAAATTTTTTCCAATATGCGAATAACAAACACAACGGAACGCCGACAAATCTGTCAATAAAACGCATCAAAAAAACTGTCATCGTTTTTTCAAAACAAGAACTACGTGGTCGGAAAAATTATAGAGCGGATATGTGTATCTGCGTTCGTTTTCGATGTTCAAAAGCATTTCGCTCAATTTCGGAAATCGAGTGTAAAAGTTTTGTGAATTAGGTGTAGGTGAAAGGAAATTCAATCCGAAAACTTCTACGCAATTAAAATACGGCGAAAATATTTTTGTAAACTCATCTGCGAAATAATATTTTACGAGAACGGAACTTCCTTCAATGTTTGCACGTATGCCATTCCGTTTCATTCGGCGAAATGCGGAAGAAAAATTGAGTCGTGCGAGAAAAGAAAGCGTTTCCCACAAACAAAATTTGTTCATCGCATTCACAATAAAAATTCCATTCGGTTTCAGAAGTTCGGAAATATCTTTTGCAACAGTTTCTAAATTCATTACGCAATTTATTCCACCGAAGTTAGAAAATATCCCTTCGAATTTTTCATTCGTTATTGTTGAAATATTTTCTATATAGCATTGTTTCAAAATAATTTTATCGGAAAGATTTTCTTGCTGAACTTTTTCTGATGCAACGCGAATCATTTCTTCTGAAACATCTGTCGCTACAACGTTGATTCCATTTTGGGCAAAAAATATTGCATCTGTTCCGGTTCCGCAATTCAATTCGAGAATCGTATTTCCTTGTTGAAAATAACGCAGAGCAGTTTCGTAAATAACCGGACGAATTCTGTTCTTAACGATATTATTTTCAAAATGCGCATCGTAATTTTGCGCATAGGAATCAAATGGAGAATTGCTCATTACAATGTATCGTAATCAATAAGAATTTCTTCGCCTGCTTTAATATCTCTTACTGCGAAGTACGAATAATTTTTGTGAAAAGCATTCGGTGTTTTCGCGTGATTCAAAAACCAACCGACGGACATTCTTCCGAAATTTGTCGGTCCTGCAAAATATTTCTTATCCTCAATCGTGTATTGCTGAAACGCTTTTGGAACATTTTTTCTTCGCTTGCCTTGTTCCCAAAATAATTTTAAATGCGTCCCTTGCTTGATGGGATGAGTTGCAAAAACACCAATGCCGTGAATATTGGAAATGCGCAGCACAAAAGAAAATTCATCAGTTGTAATTTTGTAATTTTTCATTCACTATACTTTCTTTGCTAACAAATCCATCATCATCCTCGAAACTTTTGCTTTTCCGAAAGTTGAAATACGTTTTTTCAAATTACTGTTTCCGTTCTGTTTCAAACGAAAATTCGCAACTTCATTTACTACATAGCGATTTGCATATTTATAAAACGCATCGGAAAATCGTCCGGAAAATTTCAACGTCCTATCGGTAAGTTTATCCCACTCTGCGTGCGTTGTAATTTGTTTTTTTACTTCGTCAAATAACGGCGTTCCTTTTATCGGATATGCAACCGTTGTGAGAAAAATATCGGGCAAAGTTTCTTTCAACAAATCAACTGTTTCTTCAATGTCGGAAATTTCTTCGCCGGGATAACCGAGCATAATAAAAAATCCCGCTT
The nucleotide sequence above comes from Ignavibacteria bacterium. Encoded proteins:
- a CDS encoding metallophosphoesterase, which encodes MRFFLFRIIFLSILLGIQYFFFRRSEKYFRNKSASKVLLWSGRILFIVMNIPLFFISFYRPPSTQIYPFILYGVYYPVFLWHGTLVILFLVSRILKLLELPFRFSFWFGKKIPSVNNKIIHLESKPSYQSFNVSRRKFLQQGMISLAGVSFAGTAYGAFVRDDFEITYQTITIKNLPPQFQNFTISLISDIHSSVFMPKRDMQKYVTAVNELKSDITFVTGDFVNSQVEEVYPFAEAFVDLKAPFGVYGCLGNHDFFSDVETVAKEVEQCGIKLLRDETIALEKNGEKIFLLGVDDFGNRQTANERFPKLVAKTENNIPRILLCHRPYFFEQAKNASIDLTLSGHTHGGQVVFAKFGQMAITPALVASPYVGGLYKNDNAQMYVSRGIGTVAIPIRINCPPEITKITLVKK
- a CDS encoding DUF2029 domain-containing protein translates to MKNILLTISLIFFSAFFIWKGIIPAYASLQTDFPNYYTSSRLVLEGKEIDRMYDDKWFQAQMHQYGITEEGKFAPFPPLTALVFLPIAHFEPLVAKQIWTTFNLLLLFLNVILLSTILKTNWKYSLLLFLISGLALINNVKFGQLYLLLTYTILLGYYFYREDEKILSGISFGLMIGIKYFPFIFVLYLAFRKEWKLVLTSLITTTVLSLLAFFILGIEMHKVFVETSLFNHINGILQNPFSATFQSWNSLFRRLFVFDEQWNPDPIFSSNVLFEILRWFIIVIVSYIQYLYLKKLFSSLLKEKSEPLAFAIIGIVGMYLAPATATYHFLIIVLPIALLLKEASEFSLSWTIFIGIIFISIGYIPYNFFREYDGQSWFTLFAYPRLWLETLLFIVSGLFIKELTKNTSLQLQ
- a CDS encoding glycosyltransferase family 9 protein; this encodes MTVFLMRFIDRFVGVPLCLLFAYWKKFFPSQRRELANEKIKNVLVVKFFGMGSIVLLTPTLREIKKKYPNASLTFLSFKSNRELLNRISSIDALLTIDNETLDDFIRNTFALRKIFREKEFDVVFDFEFFSKFSTLLSAITNAPQRIAFALPTRWRNLLVTKQIPLDKSKHVTEIFLSQVETQLENIILEQPKIFEKDIVMFEYNSKTTFQVVLQNKHFITVNVNAGTTFLERRWKKENFIQLAKESFSDNYTYFFIGDENEFSYVEEIVRAINKENVINVAGKLTFGELLVLLQKSSLIVSNDSGPLHLAAALGKRTLSLFGPESPAFYGPIGNNHKIIYKNISCSPCMNVYDAKTFRCPFDAQCMKEISVDEVKTEYEKMIHFV
- a CDS encoding class I SAM-dependent methyltransferase → MSNSPFDSYAQNYDAHFENNIVKNRIRPVIYETALRYFQQGNTILELNCGTGTDAIFFAQNGINVVATDVSEEMIRVASEKVQQENLSDKIILKQCYIENISTITNEKFEGIFSNFGGINCVMNLETVAKDISELLKPNGIFIVNAMNKFCLWETLSFLARLNFSSAFRRMKRNGIRANIEGSSVLVKYYFADEFTKIFSPYFNCVEVFGLNFLSPTPNSQNFYTRFPKLSEMLLNIENERRYTYPLYNFSDHVVLVLKKR
- a CDS encoding SET domain-containing protein produces the protein MKNYKITTDEFSFVLRISNIHGIGVFATHPIKQGTHLKLFWEQGKRRKNVPKAFQQYTIEDKKYFAGPTNFGRMSVGWFLNHAKTPNAFHKNYSYFAVRDIKAGEEILIDYDTL